A stretch of the Phaeodactylum tricornutum CCAP 1055/1 chromosome 15, whole genome shotgun sequence genome encodes the following:
- a CDS encoding predicted protein: MGKRTKKVGITGKYGTRYGSTLRKLLRKIEVSQHSTYRCVFCGKDSVKRTCVGIWECKTCRKVVAGGAYTLSTASAVTVRSNIARLRRMQTENN; the protein is encoded by the coding sequence ATGGGAAAGCGCACGAAGAAGGTCGGCATTACCGGAAAGTACGGTACCCGTTACGGTTCCACGCTCCGAAAGCTGTTGCGCAAGATTGAGGTTTCGCAGCATTCAACTTACCGCTGCGTCTTTTGTGGAAAGGATTCCGTCAAGCGAACCTGTGTGGGTATCTGGGAATGCAAGACCTGTCGTAAGGTAGTGGCCGGCGGTGCTTACACCCTGTCTACCGCTAGTGCCGTCACGGTCCGGTCGAATATTGCGCGTCTTCGAAGAATGCAGACGGAAAACAACTAA
- a CDS encoding predicted protein encodes MSVFRMFLLGLACLSSSTYGFLMDRYRWNDCFTSLTRHRFRDAYYPETALQGIENPDFEAEETLLCVRLETLPNVALDTALDAVALYSQRFPFAAVLPVQPLTYLPTDDRGVEVKFLRKKTPKKSSIDGGIRFFIEPQSPEEQLKDDNVDGVSTIQVTAKRNSKGQCIAKIVAERLIVTNYVKGISGEEMEKYGKAPLDLIRIQSIFHKWM; translated from the coding sequence ATGAGTGTTTTTCGAATGTTTCTCCTCGGTTTAGCCTGCCTAAGTTCCTCGACGTACGGATTCCTGATGGATAGGTATCGCTGGAATGACTGTTTCACCTCCTTGACCAGACATCGATTTCGCGATGCGTACTACCCAGAGACGGCGCTGCAAGGCATCGAGAATCCAGACTTCGAGGCGGAGGAAACTCTGTTGTGCGTTCGTTTAGAAACGCTACCCAACGTTGCACTCGACACCGCTCTTGATGCGGTCGCCTTGTACAGTCAGAGATTTCCGTTTGCCGCTGTCCTACCCGTGCAGCCACTGACATACCTTCCGACCGACGATCGTGGTGTAGAAGTCAAGTTTCTGCGCAAAAAGACGCCCAAAAAAAGCAGCATTGATGGTGGCATTCGATTCTTTATCGAACCACAGTCGCCGGAAGAGCAACTCAAGGATGACAACGTGGATGGAGTGTCTACTATTCAAGTAACGGCCAAACGAAATTCAAAAGGCCAATGCATTGCAAAGATTGTCGCCGAGCGACTTATTGTTACCAATTATGTCAAGGGAATATCGGGCGAAGAAATGGAGAAGTATGGTAAAGCACCTTTGGATTTGATCCGAATCCAATCGATTTTCCACAAGTGGATGTAG
- a CDS encoding predicted protein: MTNRLCTVLLAAGVFSESHVTFASQNTASVSDFHSVPAFTVEELSFGHRTNDLAEALRSTGMIAVKLDHHVKHNDFDIAESRRIALGGLCGCASSDASSLFQSVSGADTSLLSDGLTTRSTFATATVGGTPLQLPVEGLEKACGRETTAAMESLRDNVAVASRSFVSAVDRLRRDSSALPNSLAPILQNIQGGTYSSLASIVKASTHLEHFHLYSKQQRQAPSGMSQASDMEEVLQVHTDAGLFLSFVPGLACGNSHTSESEHFSVLIHGKLHRAVFPPDSVGIMLGAGAQHWLKNVDSLELHATHHAVQMPSGSARAWYGMMHLVPQNAIIQEDPEPKTFADMRKAMVLSGSKTHKYGGGSLQTDEALSIGCGAGSQKINDHNFGSFGVSASRRHRRRLQMVDDASVCNNSTNFYCWMSCLDIPEAQNAQGYLNEGYSLYCLDPATLSASGNRASKAMEPCIEDGVVGLAMNENCMGSWQPTAPGVVAQELALNFTTSEEEPFCYGGTSMYMDGFHWLDSTCVIYLFPEWVLSTPGKLVAACVGSIFFGMSLEGVIRGRRDLVQSIAVGWKRLFISSGIYGLQLTMGYFIMLVVMTYSGPLFMCVVLGLMFGHIAFNAKDVLKAKKQETKEGQEECCGKEDESEITDEELSPCCQGGMEKNNVTKVSANVPEGSTPCCQNLL; encoded by the exons ATGACAAACCGATTGTGTACGGTTCTTTTAGCTGCCGGAGTTTTCTCCGAATCGCATGTGACCTTCGCTAGCCAAAACACAGCGTCGGTTAGTGACTTCCACTCGGTTCCTGCTTTCACGGTGGAAGAACTATCTTTTGGTCACCGAACCAACGATCTTGCTGAAGCTCTTCGTTCTACAGGGATGATTGCTGTGAAGCTTGATCATCATGTGAAGCACAACGATTTTGATATTGCCGAATCTCGAAGAATTGCTTTGGGTGGCTTGTGCGGCTGCGCTAGCAGCGACGCTTCGTCGTTGTTCCAATCTGTTTCGGGAGCTGACACTTCTCTACTCTCTGACGGATTGACGACGCGCAGCACATTTGCTACGGCTACAGTAGGAGGCACTCCTTTGCAGCTTCCAGTCGAAGGTCTCGAAAAGGCATGCGGAAGGGAGACGACCGCAGCCATGGAATCCTTGCGCGACAACGTTGCAGTTGCTTCCCGAAGCTTCGTGTCTGCCGTAGACCGTCTACGCCGGGATTCTTCAGCCCTACCCAACAGTCTTGCCCCTATTCTGCAAAATATTCAAGGTGGAACTTACTCATCGCTCGCGTCCATTGTCAAAGCTTCTACGCACCTTGAGCACTTCCATCTCTATTCCAAACAACAAAGACAAGCTCCCAGCGGGATGTCCCAAGCATCGGATATGGAGGAAGTCCTCCAGGTCCACACTGATGCAGGCCTCTTTTTGTCTTTTGTTCCGGGTCTCGCCTGTGGGAATTCTCACACCAGCGAAAGCGAGCACTTTTCGGTTCTCATTCATGGGAAGCTCCATCGCGCTGTCTTTCCTCCTGACTCGGTTGGTATCATGCTCGGAGCTGGAGCGCAGCATTGGCTGAAGAACGTGGATTCTTTGGAACTCCATGCCACTCACCATGCAGTTCAAATGCCCAGTGGTTCGGCACGTGCCTGGTACGGAATGA TGCATCTGGTCCCACAGAACGCGATAATCCAAGAAGACCCCGAGCCAAAGACCTTTGCTGATATGCGAAAGGCAATGGTGCTTTCCGGCTCCAAGACACACAAGTACGGCGGTGGCTCGCTCCAGACCGACGAAGCCCTTTCTATTGGTTGTGGTGCGGGGTCTCAAAAAATCAACGATCACAATTTCGGATCATTCGGCGTGTCAGCAAGTCGTCGACATCGCCGTCGTCTTCAGATGGTTGATGATGCAAGCGTCTGTAACAACTCGACAAATTTCTATTGCTGGATGAGCTGCCTTGACATTCCAGAAGCGCAAAATGCCCAAGGTTACCTTAACGAAGGATACTCGTTGTATTGCCTGGACCCTGCAACCTTGTCAGCTTCTGGAAATCGAGCATCAAAAGCCATGGAACCTTGCATCGAGGATGGAGTGGTGGGTCTCGCCATGAATGAAAATTGCATGGGAAGCTGGCAGCCAACTGCTCCTGGGGTTGTTGCTCAAGAGCTTGCCCTCAACTTTACCACCTCCGAAGAAGAGCCGTTCTGCTACGGTGGGACGTCCATGTACATGGACGGTTTCCACTGGCTAGACTCAACCTGCGTCATCTATCTCTTCCCCGAATGGGTTCTCAGTACACCTGGAAAGTTGGTTGCGGCATGTGTAGGATCGATTTTCTTTGGAATGTCTCTTGAGGGTGTCATTCGAGGTCGTCGTGATCTGGTTCAGTCTATTGCTGTTGGCTGGAAGCGCCTCTTCATTTCGTCCGGCATCTACGGTCTGCAGCTTACAATGGGATACTTCATCATGCTCGTTGTCATGACCTATTCAGGACCACTTTTCATGTGCGTCGTTCTTGGCCTTATGTTCGGTCATATTGCCTTCAACGCAAAAGACGTTTTGAAAGCCAAAAAGCAAGAAACTAAAGAAGGTCAAGAAGAGTGTTGCGGAAAAGAAGATGAAAGCGAAATTACTGACGAAGAATTGTCGCCTTGCTGCCAGGGTGGCATGGAGAAGAACAATGTTACAAAGGTTTCCGCGAATGTTCCGGAAGGCAGTACACCGTGCTGTCAGAATTTATTGTAG
- a CDS encoding predicted protein, giving the protein MNLSLAIATLALSAQTSIAVLRNGALSTDVFIPTKISYLALVDDSSFTESIKKSMMDALQESGMVSITDIPGKQVKDKALSWDLQACLQDSEAAKEHTFQDGTVRRTLATHTVPGGAQNIDHRSESPSCEAFSKAVDDFRSSSAQATQAFAKRLGSLLEESEDVHQDGALLSTAEGYEFSAFSDVVENGEHLEHFHSYQKNSNQASEETVAYHTDQGLFIAFTPGRMVRDQPGHVEISTGFFIELPSGARVHVKFDENDDLVFMLGDGVNQYVNPMLLDKTHAAVTLLRATPHALTMPEHSKNVARVWYGRMVLPPASALHPKHGKSFGLLREEMIDASINNNNEHALSFGCSSSSMTARQLEETSCEEGTLLCWHRCMDIAEAGVSQEICAAQSLDLQCINPRGQLWDNTHGDFFPGCADANSTELNTPYPSLPGIPRDNGTCSTEEWDAFVSSANFNNSFEVGKNGIFMWDVLESGQIKGRLAYNGLLGYLAFGFANVGGSKNGMHGATILLAIPGDNYTATDGFELDAGPSVQEFVISPDPAKSSFRFWMDPVNDFVATARQSSEIDSRSVESTECFTALTFQATSINGIPFDLEGTDELIWAANGQDFFAGYHGPDDRSRFSIDWSTGEALANTGETAPPPPEEGDPAETSSGSFYVSKTGIALVAALISIADFI; this is encoded by the coding sequence ATGAATCTCTCTCTCGCCATTGCAACACTCGCCCTTTCTGCTCAGACAAGCATTGCTGTTCTCCGGAACGGCGCATTGTCAACGGATGTCTTCATCCCTACTAAGATTTCGTACCTGGCTCTCGTGGATGATTCCTCCTTCACGGAGTCTATCAAAAAGTCTATGATGGACGCCCTTCAAGAATCTGGTATGGTGTCGATCACTGACATTCCTGGAAAACAAGTCAAGGATAAAGCCCTCTCTTGGGACCTTCAAGCCTGTCTCCAAGATTCTGAGGCCGCCAAGGAGCATACCTTCCAGGATGGAACAGTTCGCCGTACACTTGCTACACATACCGTACCAGGTGGAGCCCAGAACATCGATCATCGCTCGGAATCGCCTTCTTGCGAGGCCTTCTCAAAAGCTGTCGACGACTTTCGTTCGAGTTCTGCCCAAGCCACTCAAGCTTTTGCCAAGCGACTTGGAAGCCTATTGGAAGAATCTGAAGATGTCCATCAAGATGGAGCCCTTCTTTCAACAGCTGAAGGATATGAATTTTCGGCGTTCTCTGACGTAGTGGAGAATGGGGAGCATTTGGAACATTTTCATTCCTACCAGAAAAACTCCAACCAGGCTTCTGAAGAAACCGTCGCCTATCACACAGATCAAGGCCTCTTTATTGCCTTTACACCTGGGCGTATGGTGCGGGACCAGCCCGGTCATGTCGAGATCTCTACCGGGTTCTTCATTGAACTTCCAAGTGGAGCACGTGTTCACGTCAAATTTGATGAAAACGATGATCTAGTTTTTATGCTCGGAGATGGCGTGAACCAGTACGTGAACCCCATGCTCCTCGACAAGACCCATGCTGCCGTCACCTTGTTACGAGCAACCCCCCATGCCTTGACTATGCCCGAACACTCGAAAAATGTAGCTCGTGTCTGGTACGGACGCATGGTTCTTCCGCCCGCGTCAGCTCTTCACCCCAAACATGGAAAATCTTTCGGGCTTCTCCGAGAAGAAATGATCGACGCATCTATCAACAATAATAATGAGCATGCTCTTAGTTTTGGgtgctcttcctcttccatgACTGCCCGTCAACTTGAAGAGACATCCTGCGAAGAGGGTACCTTGCTATGCTGGCATCGCTGCATGGACATTGCAGAGGCTGGCGTGAGCCAAGAAATTTGCGCAGCCCAAAGCCTTGACCTGCAGTGCATCAACCCTCGTGGACAACTCTGGGACAACACCCACGGTGACTTCTTCCCTGGTTGCGCAGATGCCAATAGCACGGAATTGAATACTCCCTATCCATCCCTACCTGGAATTCCTCGAGACAATGGAACCTGCTCTACCGAGGAATGGGACGCGTTTGTCTCATCCGCAAATTTCAACAACTCATTTGAAGTGGGTAAGAATGGAATCTTTATGTGGGACGTTCTCGAAAGTGGCCAAATCAAGGGAAGACTCGCCTATAATGGCTTGCTTGGATATCTCGCGTTTGGCTTTGCGAACGTTGGGGGAAGTAAGAACGGAATGCACGGCGCTACAATTCTATTGGCAATCCCTGGCGATAACTATACTGCCACTGATGGGTTCGAGTTGGACGCTGGGCCCTCGGTTCAGGAATTCGTCATCAGCCCTGATCCTGCCAAGAGCTCGTTTCGCTTTTGGATGGATCCAGTCAACGATTTTGTCGCAACGGCTCGccagagttcggaaattGATTCTCGTAGTGTTGAGTCTACCGAGTGTTTCACTGCTCTCACCTTCCAAGCCACCTCTATCAATGGTATTCCCTTCGATCTCGAGGGAACGGACGAGCTAATTTGGGCCGCCAATGGTCAAGACTTCTTTGCAGGGTATCATGGGCCTGACGATCGTTCGCGTTTCTCAATCGACTGGTCTACCGGGGAGGCCTTGGCGAATACTGGAGAGACGGCCCCGCCTCCACCGGAAGAGGGAGATCCTGCCGAAACGTCTTCGGGATCTTTCTATGTATCCAAAACTGGTATCGCTTTAGTTGCAGCACTCATCTCCATTGCTGACTTCATTTAA
- a CDS encoding predicted protein yields the protein MSQRGSPSPRVAEAIGRSPHHEERQEEKDRPRFRFGLAVHSRRKLTQLGSLAAYVVLVALGSLCLTSRLHLHTSMPVSRTSPTLDLTMDDTSATSTLPEESPVSLWRTLLRTNTKAVAAKEKASVSVQLAQMSSEPLPPGVVDLPQTIKSTEIPPTNKTLVVVLGDLRCGENAWQSLYRNVLDENMADLAVFSQVPVQETYRHANVSIWERARHVEIVPRYHDWADAIDHLAGEKLWRDEVLQRYTPHTHPLMLGGIRGFQSSAAIVFWFRWYLAQRIRTLQWATQYDRFIITRTDQYYSCPLRMNTLQPERIWVPTGQNYRGITDRFYIAPADVILETLEVFPLFLRQPDIFANFTSRLMNPETFLRTMWTKAGLLSRVYRFRRIMFTCMTPIDTTKWGVMREKVQEGVHLKYPGEYTDLADICERVNHPERYPFPYRKGLEREDLQ from the coding sequence ATGTCGCAACGTGGTAGTCCTTCCCCACGAGTCGCCGAGGCCATTGGGCGCAGCCCTCATCACGAAGAGcgccaagaagaaaaggatCGTCCTCGTTTCCGCTTTGGGCTAGCGGTACATTCGCGACGAAAACTGACCCAGCTCGGGTCGCTTGCCGCGTACGTCGTTTTGGTAGCGCTAGGTTCGCTTTGTCTGACGTCTCGTCTCCACCTTCACACCTCGATGCCGGTGTCGAGAACATCTCCCACGTTGGATCTTACCATGGACGATACGAGTGCCACCAGTACTCTTCCCGAGGAGTCACCCGTGTCTCTGTGGCGTACACTGCTCCGAACAAATACCAAAGCCGTTGctgcaaaggaaaaggcatcCGTATCCGTTCAACTCGCCCAGATGTCCAGCGAACCCTTGCCTCCAGGTGTCGTGGATTTGCCCCAAACCATCAAAAGTACCGAGATTCCTCCCACCAACAAGACATTGGTGGTAGTCCTGGGCGACTTGCGCTGCGGAGAAAACGCGTGGCAATCTCTCTACCGAAACGTGCTCGACGAAAACATGGCCGATCTCGCGGTCTTTTCCCAAGTACCCGTACAAGAAACCTACCGACACGCCAACGTCAGTATTTGGGAACGAGCCCGCCACGTCGAGATTGTGCCGCGGTACCACGATTGGGCTGATGCGATCGACCATTTGGCCGGAGAAAAGCTCTGGCGGGACGAGGTCCTGCAGCGCTACACTCCGCACACGCATCCACTCATGCTCGGGGGAATCCGCGGCTTTCAGTCGAGCGCGGCTATTGTCTTTTGGTTCCGCTGGTACTTGGCGCAACGCATCCGCACGTTGCAGTGGGCAACGCAGTATGATCGCTTCATCATTACCCGGACCGATCAGTACTACTCGTGTCCGTTACGTATGAATACGCTCCAGCCGGAGCGTATTTGGGTGCCTACGGGGCAGAACTATCGCGGAATAACCGATCGATTCTATATTGCCCCGGCCGATGTAATACTGGAAACTTTGGAAGTGTTTCCACTCTTTTTGCGACAACCAGACATCTTTGCCAACTTTACGAGCAGGCTTATGAATCCGGAAACCTTCCTGCGAACCATGTGGACGAAAGCCGGACTGTTGTCCCGGGTGTACCGATTTCGTCGAATCATGTTTACCTGCATGACTCCGATTGACACCACAAAATGGGGAGTCATGCGAGAGAAGGTTCAGGAAGGAGTCCATCTCAAGTACCCTGGGGAGTACACTGACTTGGCTGATATTTGTGAACGAGTTAACCATCCGGAACGGTACCCGTTTCCTTACCGGAAAGGTTTAGAGCGAGAAGATCTTCAATAG
- a CDS encoding predicted protein, whose protein sequence is MTKACAPTVCIVGGGLSGIMLCRAFERRRQELLLERAEYGKKNDKPSTHLDNLPILTCFEKAAASDGVWLRKNSIRESFHKQQPQPKMNDDLRSTRLPLNIEFYDHPYDEYFGTAAPEYLPHSEMLLSVLAQGTARCADFWLRYFCFGMEVVSVVYNEQSQKFAVQIKNVQTNATIVRHFDKCIWACGETRAPNISTSLRRSFIDGDFADNIIDNKSNEARWVDKGLRDKRMLIVGEQITTEDLALEGLKIGVEQIYISIRCKPPSFFDTTARSTKKDQALWKQNMIEVTEKRKCICFTRVCRDWPQTCTQCEGIERKLRNVKNAIICTEDNLSKLDNPLRDHLPFWDNGQKVFSSDDWIVV, encoded by the coding sequence ATGACGAAGGCCTGTGCGCCTACTGTCTGTATCGTGGGAGGCGGCCTTAGCGGGATTATGCTTTGTCGAGCTTTCGAACGAAGGCGTCAGGAGCTTTTATTAGAGCGAGCAGAATATGGTAAAAAGAACGACAAGCCGTCAACACATCTGGATAATTTGCCAATTTTGACGTGTTTCGAAAAGGCTGCAGCTTCAGACGGTGTTTGGCTCAGGAAAAATAGCATCAGAGAAAGCTTTCATAAACAGCAACCACAGCCCAAAATGAACGACGATCTCCGGTCTACTCGACTCCCCCTTAACATCGAATTCTATGATCATCCATACGACGAATATTTCGGCACTGCCGCACCTGAATACCTTCCTCATAGTGAGATGTTGCTCTCTGTTCTGGCACAAGGCACCGCTCGTTGTGCCGACTTTTGGCTTCGGTACTTTTGCTTTGGTATGGAAGTAGTAAGCGTCGTGTACAACGAGCAATCGCAAAAGTTTGCTGTCCAAATCAAAAACGTTCAAACTAATGCAACCATTGTTCGCCATTTTGACAAATGCATATGGGCTTGCGGTGAAACCAGAGCCCCAAATATTTCGACCTCTTTGCGACGCAGTTTTATTGACGGGGACTTTGCGGACAACATTATTGACAATAAATCAAATGAAGCAAGGTGGGTGGATAAGGGTCTGCGCGATAAACGGATGCTGATAGTCGGCGAACAGATAACAACCGAAGACTTGGCACTAGAAGGACTTAAGATAGGAGTCGAACAAATATATATCAGCATTCGGTGCAAGCCACCGTCGTTTTTTGACACAACGGCTCGGTCGACCAAAAAGGATCAAGCGCTATGGAAGCAGAATATGATAGAAGTAACGgagaaaagaaaatgcaTTTGTTTTACTCGCGTTTGCAGGGACTGGCCCCAGACTTGCACGCAATGCGAGGGAATCGAACGTAAACTACGGAACGTAAAGAATGCAATCATTTGCACTGAGGATAATCTCAGCAAACTCGACAATCCGCTACGAGACCACCTACCATTTTGGGACAATGGCCAAAAAGTGTTCTCTTCTGATGACTGGATTGTTGTTTAG
- a CDS encoding predicted protein, translating to MQGSPQPQEMHRQGREGSSEMTSRIVTERLKNGQCIHCSIQTHQVNSKRMGLKRELIPLTVPGQVENGCCLRESCLLAGCNVAVSDPRPPKIPTARKFAMATSVGGVTGSLFSLAGLSELASLAVPINDSSMSSSDSTKVSQTTPDYLNTHLHHQSQSSSVLRPLEQYQLHAPLRPEESQSLIPSHSTSDPSAGSCSVETLGNQDDEGLSHPSQAFQVSVNNLKHQFKSRRAVREDTMLRGRFAEAPVGYVTTVFRKSQTVKVLSCAIRAIGWSAIMGFAPSEATFLVWPVLWGIWRHWLVYQAISLSIAMCVSKT from the exons ATGCAGGGATCTCCGCAGCCACAAGAGATGCATCGTCAGGGGCGGGAAGGGTCTAGTGAGATGACTTCTCGTATCGTGACAGAAAGACTAAAAAACGGGCAATGCATTCACTGTAGCATCCAGACTCATCAAGTTAATTCCAAACGGATGGGACTAAAGAGAGAGCTTATTCCTTTGACCGTTCCTGGCCAGGTTGAGAATGGTTGCTGTTTACGCGAATCCTGTCTTCTCGCTGGCTGCAACGTGGCTGTCAGCGACCCCCGTCCTCCTAAAATTCCCACCGCAAGAAAGTTCGCGATGGCAACGTCTGTAGGAGGTGTGACAGGCTCTCTATTTTCCCTGGCAG GGTTATCTGAACTTGCATCCTTGGCGGTACCTATCAACGACAGCTCTATGTCATCATCCGATAGTACGAAAGTCTCTCAGACAACGCCTGACTATCTCAATACTCATCTTCACCATCAAAGTCAGAGTAGTTCAGTGCTTCGTCCTCTTGAGCAATATCAACTACATGCTCCTTTGCGCCCGGAGGAATCTCAATCTCTTATTCCAAGCCACAGTACTTCCGACCCTTCCGCTGGAAGCTGCTCAGTCGAAACATTGGGCAACCAAGATGATGAGGGCCTTTCCCATCCCTCGCAAGCATTCCAAGTCTCCGTGAATA ATCTCAAGCATCAATTCAAGAGCAGACGAGCTGTCCGCGAGGACACAATGCTTCGAGGGAGATTTGCCGAAGCTCCGGTTGGATATGTGACTACTGTTTTTCGAAAATCCCAGACGGTAAAAGTGCTATCATGTGCGATTCGTGCAATTGGGTGGTCTGCGATCATGGGGTTTGCGCCCAGCGAGGCAACATTTCTTGTATGGCCTGTCCTATGGGGCATATGGCGCCATTGGCTTGTTTACCAAGCAATCTCGCTTTCTATTGCGATGTGTGTTTCCAAGACATAA